The Pseudobdellovibrionaceae bacterium region TTGTCCCGCGGACCCGCGTCGAGCGTGGCCTTCGTGCCGGGCGGACTCATGGGAAAACACCGGGATCTCTTCAAGACCGTCCACAAACGGTACAAAGCCCTCTTCGGGGAAGAGACGGGCGCGCGAAATAGCGTCTCGCCTTAAGACGGTCCGCGCTCGTGGATTGGGGGGCGGGGGACTTCACGTTAAACTGAAAGCTCAGGAGTCGACCTCATGCCGATTCGTTTTAGCTTTTTGATCGCGGTCGCGATCGCCGCCATGATGTTCCAGAACTGCGCCAAAACGCCGAATTTGGCGGGCGGGGATGTGGACGCGCAAGGCGCGCACAAAGTCGTCGACGGTCCGCTGCTTTCGTCGAAGACCTTCTACGTCGCGCACGATCCCATTCTGGCCTCCGACAACGAGACCTTGCTGCGCAAGGGGCTTCGTCTGGATGTGCGGACGGGCGTGCTCGTGAACCAGAACGATCGCGATAGCGCCGACGGTTTGGTGAAAGCGGGGCAGCGTTTCTGCCTGACTTCGGCCGAGCGCGATGAGCTGCAGCACCTCGTGCAGCAAGACGCCGTCTGCGCGGGCCTCAATCCCATGAACGCGGGCGACTACTGTCCGATGGCGATTCAGCTTCCCTACGCGCTGTACGGGTCGAATTCGCAAACGCTGACCCAGGTGGGCAGCGCGAGCTGTTTGAAGGCTCCGGACGTGGATTTCTGCGAGGGGCAGGGCGAACGTGTCGCCGATCTTCTGGATCAAGTGATCCAAACCCTCGACCAGCGCATCTGCGCGGGCCTTTAATTTTCAAAGTCTAAAAAGGGCAGAGCCCGCGCGATCCTTCGCCCGGGCCCTGAGTACTGTGGTCACGCCTAATCCGTCATGCGTGTGTTTTGGAGCGCGCGGTCCTTCGCGCGCTTCAATCAATAAAAGAATGAATACAGTCCCGCGCGGTTTTTCGCGGTCTTCGCTTTGAAGAACGCGACCGCGACGCGGGTTTGGCCGTTCAGTTTGAACTGAAAGCACAGATGGTGGAAGGTCTTCTCCGAGAAGTACTCCGCCGCCTGCAGGTCGTGGGCTTCGCAGCGCCGGATCTCTTCGATCTGCGGATTCAGGATCAGCCAGCTGACCAGACGATCTTGCCGGGAACGGTCCGCGCCCGCCGCGAGGTGCGGGATGACGCAACTTCGCAGTGCTTCGATGTCACTCTCTTGGCGGAGCGGTCGGGCGCAACCCAGGTAGCTCGCAAGGATCTGTCCGTACTCGCCCAAATTTTCGGCCGCGATCTGGCGCGGAGCTTTCGTGGCCGATTTGGCGGCGACTTTGGTTGAGGTTTTCGCGGCTTTTTCGTCCGCGGCGTGCGCGTTCAGCGCCAGCAGCGTGAGGAGCGTCGCCAAGGTCACCATGGGGACAAGGGCGTGATGCAACAGTCGGCGGTAATTCAAATTCATTTTCGTCATCTCACACCGTCCTCAGGCTGGGAGTTCGTTCCGCTCATCATGTTTTCGCCGGCGCGACGGCAGGCGGGATGGATCACGACCGCGGCGGCGGCGGGCTCACGAATCGCGGCCAGCGTCTGCCGGCAGCCCTCGGGATCCATGGGGCAAATCTTGTTGGCGTTTCCGGGATCTTTCGCGGCGACGAGAGCGGAAGTGCGGGTTTCGACCTTCTTCTGCATGGCGTCCGTTTTATAGGAGTTGCAGTTGACGGACTCGTCCATGCCCGCGATCACGTAGTCTTCCCAGCGAAATTCGCGGGCCATTTTCCATTTGCCGTTTTCGCATTTCAGGTAGGGGTCGTTCCCTTCCAGGACTTGGCGCCAGAAGGTGTAGCCTTGGTAGTTCGCGGTCATGTCGGCGTAGGACTTGATTCCCGTCGCCTTCAGTCCGTAACCGCCTTCCTCTTCCTCGATGCCTTGCTGAATGACCTCGCGCAGGTTTTTACCGCGGCGTTGGTTCATGTAGTATTCGAAACCTTCGGTCATGAAGTGCGACATTTTGTCCGCGCCGATCTTCACGCCGTTGATCTGGATCACGGAGTTGAGTCCCGCGAAGCCACGCATGACGGGAGATTCGAAAAGGGTGAAGTCTTGGTAGACCGAGTCTTTCGGTTTCACTTCGCACTTCGAGATGTTCGCGCCCATCGCCCACGTTTCCATATTGTCCATGTGGGCCGAGGCGATCGCTCCGCGAAGGGCGTTCATCGCTTTTTGCGGATCGCAACCTTCGGGCGTGTTTTCGTATTTCAGTTCGGCGCGCTCTTCCTGACGGCGCTGTTCGGCTTCGGCGCGACGGCGCGCCATGATTTGTTCTTCGGTTTCGTTGCTTTCGGGAACTTCCATGCCACCCGAGGAGCCGGAAGAGCCACCGGCATTCACTTTGCTGCGACGGCGCAGCGACTCCATTCTTTTTTTGCTGAGGCTCGGCGGGAAGTTCATTCCGTCCAGAAGCTCCTCGCCGCCGTTGTTCGCCTTTTCCAAGGCCTGACGAATGCGACGATTCGTTTCGGCGTTGGTTTGCGCTCCGACGTCTTGGAGATTGCTATAGCGGCAGGTCACGTTGTCGACTTCCCATGCGAGGCTCAGCGCCGGGGCGCCGAGAATCATCGCGAGGGGGATTGCGAACCACTTCATTTTGCCATCCTCTTTTCTTCATTCCAGCACGAGGGATTCCCGGGACGCCACACTTTTGAAGGTCGGAATGTCTTATTTCTGGACGCTTTCACGGCTGTGAAAGGGGCGTGAAAGGCGTGGTCAAATGCCCGTGACTATGGAACAAACATGGAATGGCGAAAAAGAAGGTGAAGTCGAAGTCGACAGTCCGGGCCGCAAAGAAGACGGGGGCGCGCAAAACTGTCGTTAAAAAAGTGACGGGGCGGGCGAAGCCGAAACTAAAGCCGAAGCCGAAACCGAAATCGAAGCGAAAGACCGGTTCCGCCAAAACCAAAGCCGTCGCGCCCTCCGCCGACAAGCCGACCTCCTATTGGCCCAAGAGCTCCGAACGTCAGCTCGTGTCGGTGCTCTCCGAAGATCTGCGCGACACCTACTCGAAGTTGAAATCGGTGATGACGGGTTTGGGGGCGCAGTACATCTATGCGTCCGCGAAGGCGATCATGTTCGCGCGGCTGCGCTGTTACGCCTTCGTGCGGCCGAAGAAAAGTTACGTCGAGCTCACGATCTTGTTGGATGAGCGAGTCTCGCATTCCCTTTTGAAAAGGGTGGACGTGACCGGCAAGAGGTTCCAGCACGTCCTCCATTTGAAACACGCGGACCAGATCGAAGAGCCGTTGACGGACTGGCTGGCCGAGGCCTACGCGCAGGCGCCGGCGGGGATTCCGCCGAACTTCCGCGGCCGGGGTGGGGGCGACGACGTCGAGATCATCGAAGAAGGCGCGGGAGCGCGCGGTTTCACGGAGGCGGGTGACGACTTCGACTGGGCGGAGCTCGATCCGGACGATCTAGAGAGATAAAAAGAAAAGGCCGGGGTGGACCCGGCCTTTTTCATCTCCGATTCGGAAGTACCGCGAAGACTACGTCTTCGGAATTTTCGACTCATCCACGGTGACTTCGATTTCGACGCGGCGGTTTTTGGCGCGGGCGTCTTTGGTTTTTGCGTCGTCGACGGGATTTTGCGGGCCCATACCGACCGAGCTCGTGGTGGGGGCGGGGACGCCGGCCGCGACGAGTTGGTCTTGAACGGCTTTCGCGCGCGCTTCCGACAGGGGTTGGTTCACTTTCATGGAGCCGGTGTCGTCGGTGTAGCCTTTGATGGTGAGGATATTCTCGGGATACTTCTTCATGATCGCCGCAAGCTCGTTGATGTTGTTTTTCGCTTGGGGTTTCAGATCGGCCTTACCGGTATCGAACAGGATGTCGCTTTTGAGCTTGGTGATCAGACCTTGCTCGGTGCGTTTGGTTTCCGCGATCTTCTCCAGTTCCTTCGCTTGTTTGTCCATACGTTGACCGGCATGCGCGCCGATGCCGCCACCGATCGCGGCGCCCAAGATCGCACCTTCCGTGCGCTTCCCGGTCTGGTGACCGACGACCGCGCCGACGACACCACCCACGGCCGCGCCGATGCCCGCGCCCTTCGCGGTATTGGGATTATCTTTGGTGGTTTGGCAACCGGCGAGGGCCAGTGCGAGAGCGGGGGCGATGAGGATCAGTTTTTTCATGATGTGGGTCTCCTTGTTGGTGAATACATGAAACAAAACGGAGTCAGCCTACCTTGATGCTCAAGAGCTGGAAATATGCGGTGCGGGTGGTTGAAATCGAGAGGGGAAATTTGGTGCAACCGGCAGGAGTCGAACCTGCGACCTAAGGTTTCGGAAACCTTCACTCTATCCAGCTGAGCTACGGTTGCATCATGACGAAGACCCCACAGATCTAGCGTGAAGCCCTCGGGCAATCAGTAGTTATTGCTTGGCGTCACGTGCCATCAGCGGGGTTTTTACCGCTCATGAGGTCTTGGACGGCCTCCAGAAGCGCGCGGGTCTCTTCGACGGGGCGGGCGGCGGTGATGGTGCCTAAGAAAACGCCTTTCGGCGAGCGGAGAGCGCTCGAGACCAGATCTACGTTCACCATGCTTTGGTCTTTGCGGACCATGGAGGTCATCGTCGATTCGTGGGCGCCGGTCTCTTTGATGGTGGTCAGTCCCTGACGGGCCAGCTCGTGGACCGTATGCGGGTACAGATCGAAGATGGATTTGCCGATGAGTTCGCCCTGGTAATACCCGAGCGCTTCGTGCGCTTTACGATTCGCCATGACGATGAGGCCATGTTCATCCACCGAATGCATGATCAGCGGTGAGGCCTCGAAGATCTCGCGGTAAACGCCCATGAGCTGCTGGATCGATTGCACTTCGAGCTCCAGCTGGCGCGTTTTGAATTCCAGATCTTTGAGCTCGGTGTGCATCTCTTGCAGTTGATCGGTTTTTCCCGCGAGCACTTTCATGATGTCGCGCGGACTGACGATGCCCGCGACCTGTTGGCCCTGGTCGATCACCAGAACCCGGCGGCTTGAGGCCTTCATCATCACGCGGACGACCTCGTCCAGCTTCGCCGAATCCCGAACGGTCATGGCGGGTTCGAAAAGATCTTTGTGCGCATAGATCGATTGGCCGTACTCGGAGCTCAGGTACTTCCGTAAGGACGCCTTTACGACCGAGATGTCCGACAAAAGTCCCAAGAGCTCGCCCATCGGCGACAGCACCGGTGCGTAGTGAACTTGGTAGGTCAAAAAGAAATGCATGACCTCGTGCAAGCGGTCCCCGGACCGGACGGTACGGGGGTCGGGTGTCATGAGTTGGCGAGCCGTCTTCATCTCTTCAGCGTGAACGCCGCCTTCGCCAAACGCAAGAAACCAAAACGAAAAACCCCGCGAGGTCGTCGCGGGGTCCAGGTATCATGATGGATTGAGCTCTTAGTTGGTCGCGGTCTTGCGACGCTCTTCGCAGTTCTTAATGTTATCTGAATACTCGTCTTCGCGGTCTTGCAGAACGCGGCGGTACTCCTGGAACTTCGCGATGCGGTCTTTCAGCTTTTCTTCAGTCACGCCCGCGAGCTGTTTTTCGTCTTTGGCGATACCGACGTTCATGTCTTCGTTTTTGTCGGCCCAGCGCTCGGCCTTGTCGAGCTTCGGCAGATCCGCTTTCTGATCGGTCTTCAGCTTACGCAGGCACTCGGCGTATTTGCCGTGCAGTCCCTTGGTGTTGTACTTGCGCGTGCCGTAGACTTTGTCTTCCATTTCGTTGACGTCGTTTTGCAGCTTGCGAACCTCTTCGGCCATCATGACTTTGCGCTGATAGACCATATCGCCATCGGCGTTCACGCCTAACTTTTCAGCGCCGGCCACGACCGATTCTTGCTCGGTTTTGGTCTCCAGGACCTCGGCTTTGTGGGGGTTCGATTTACACCCCGCGACGATCATCGTGAAAGAGAGTAGCGAAAAAACAACGAGACGCTTTGCCATAAAACACTCCTTGAAGAAGGTGTTTCCGATCGTAAACGAAAGCGTCACGTCGGCAAACGCGAATTCGCTTTTTGCCGTTCTCAGTCATGGAACAATTCGTTACAGTTATCGCACAAGATCGCACGATCTGGAGGTATCCATGTTGAAGTATGTATCGTCATTGGTCCTGGTCGCCGTCCTCGCGGGCTGCTCGTCAAACCCCCATAAAGCGGAAGAGACGAACACCAAACTGAAGAACGCCGAAGAGGTCGGGCAAAACGTGACCGTCGGTCAAAACGACTCGGGCGAAGTCGTCGCCAGCCGCAAACTGAAACTGGCGGATCAACTGCGCGATCTGCAACGCGAAACCTACGAGCTTGAATACGAAATCTACGGCAACGACAAACTGGGCCGCAAAGGCATCTACACGGTCCTGCGCGAATGTTACGACAAAGGCGGGGAGCTGAAGCGTCTGCCCAGCCGCGCGATCCTGACTAAAAACGAAGATAAATTCGGCGGCAAGATGGTGCTGGACGAGAACAAAAACCTGGTCAGCCTGTCGGACGAGTATTTCCTTGAGCGCATCAAACGCTTCGAAGGATACAAAGACGGCTACGAACAGCAAAAAGAGGATTTCGACGACAAGCTCCGCACGTGCAAACACGCGAGCAAGGAGTAAAATATGAAATATCTTTTGCCGTTGATCGCGCTCGCGTTCATCGCGGGCTGCAAATCCCACGAGGTTTTGCCCGAGAAGATCGAAGTCAAAGTCTCGCGCGAGACCCCCGATAAGGATTGTAAGCTGATCGGTCCCGTGACCGGCAGCACCTCCAAAATTGGTGAGTCCTCGGAAAAAGCGCTCGAGAACCTGAAGACGGATGCCGCCCGTAAAGGCGTGAACTTCGTCCATTACGAAAGCGCCAGCGCTTCGGGTTCCTCGATGAAGGGCACGGGCTACTTCTGCCCCTAAGACTCCTTCTTTAAGGTCGTCCTTCAGAACCCACACCTTCCCCGAGGTGTGGGTTTTTCATTTTCCCCTCTTGGTTTCGACGATTTTGAGACGCCGGACCGGTTTTTCTTCTAAAATGAATATATATTGAGTAATATTCATTTTAGAAGAGGGCCCCCATGCGCCACCTATCCGAAGAGAAACGTCAGCTCATCTTGGCCGCGGCCCTCGAGTGCTTTCTGCACTCGGGCCCCAAAAAGACCAGCATGGGACAGGTCGCCCGCATCGCGGGGCTCGCCACGGGCGGGATCTATCTGTACTACCGCGACAAAGATCATCTGGTTCAAGAGACCGCCTTGCAATTTGCCGAGGTTCACCGCCTGCGGGTCCGCGACATCCTCGACTCGCCTGAGGCCGCCGACGAAAAGCTGCGGGCCTATGTCCTTGAGCGCTTCGACGTGTGGGAGAAACTTTCGGGACCGGGGCTCGTGGAGTTCACCGCGGCGGTTCTGAAGTCCAGTGGCGAGAGCCTTCAGAAAGACACCGAAAACTGGTTTCGCAGTATCGAGGGTCTGCTCACCGAAGGCGTGCGCACGAAGCTCTTCCGTCGTCTGGACGTGAAGCGGGACGCCGAGATCTTCCTGCTCGCGATCATGGGCTTTTTCCCCATGCCGGGCCTCGCGAATCCGAATCGGCCCGGACGGGCGCAGCTTCTGAAGTTGGTGGAGTGGTTCATCGAACAATGGAGGTCGTGATGCGTTTACAGCTTTTCGAATTCGGAGATCTGGAGTTCATGCCCAAATTCATCCGCCACGGCATCACGGAGTTTCTGGCCGAGGTCTCGCGTCGGACGGATCCTTACTTTCCCACGCGCGGGCGTTTACGCGAATTGCTCGAGGTCTCGGGCGACGCGAAGCTCATCGTCCTGGGGGCGGGCTCGGGCGGGGGAATCTTCGAAACCTTGACGGAGCTTCCCGCAAATCTTGAAATCCGCCTGACCGACATCCATCCGCCGACGGACTTCATACGCCCCGCGGATCCGCGCGTGACCTACGATCCGCGCTCGGTGGACGCGCGCGCGATCCCCCCGGACTTGCGAGGCGTGCGCGTTTTCTATTCGTCGTTTCACCATCTGGATCTGGTGTCGGCACGCGAGGTTCTGGCCGCGGCGGAGCGCGACGGCGCGCCCATCGCCGTTTTCGAGGGAACGCCGCGAACCGCGCAAGGCGTGATCGCAAGCCTTCTTGTTTTGCCGTTGAGTTTGATCATGATGCCGCTGGTTCGACCCTTTCGATTCAGCCGGCTGTTTTGGACCTACGTGATTCCGGTTTTTCCCTTGGTCTTGACCTGGGACGCCTTGGCCTCCACGCTGCGCACGTCGACGCCCACGGAATTCGCGAAGCTCACGCAAGGTTTGGATCGACATCGTTGGGAGTCCGGCTATCTGCGCGGACCTCGGGGCGAGCAGATTCTTTTTCTGATCGGGCAACCACAGGCCCAAAAACAAAACCCACGCCTTGGTGAAGGCGTGGGTTCGGAGAAATCCTAAATCAGAAAGACGATCAGGCGCCGGCGGGTTTCAAGCAACCGATGATGTAGCGGGGCTTGTAACCTTTTTTCGAGGAGTTCGGAAGGTAGGGAGTTCCGCGCGTGCCCGCACCGAACCACATGCCGTTCGGCAACTTGATCGCGATGTGCCCGCACTGTTTGCCGCCGCCGCAAGGACGACCGCCACCCGAAACGCAGACCGAGTACGCGGGGAGCGAAGCGGGGCTGACTTTACCGACCTGCTTCATGCCGCACTCACGTGCGAGGATGCCGTAACCTTCTTCGGCACGCACGCCCGAAGCGTAACGACCGCATTTTTTCTTCGCGAGCAGCGTCTTTTTCACGTCGCGGTAGCAGTAGGTCATTCCACCACGTTTACGGCGAGCCGCGAACAGACCTTCGTCTTCGGTGCTGACTTCGTCGTCTTCAAGACCTTCCACGGTTTCGACCATGGACAGTTTTTTCGCTTCGAGATCTTCCACCGAAACCAGAACGTCGGCGGTCGTCGAATTGTCCGAGTCGATCCCCAGGCGGGCGACTTTCCCATCGCGCGACATCTCGAGGACTTCGACCTCTTGACCGGCCGACAGATTCAAACGGCGATCGCCGTCGACGGCGCCGTCCAGTGTCTTATAGATACGGGCCTGAACCGCTTCGTTCAGCATCAGACGCGATCCCTCTTTCAGGCGGACTTTGCCCGAGACCATTCTTTCGATCATGCCGTTGAAGTCCAGCGGCACGTTCAGAACGTTCCCTTTTTGTTCGGCTTGCGCGACTCCGCACAAGCTCATGACCAAAGCCATGCCCAACATTGATTTTTTCACGCGTCCTCCCGACGACGATTCGGAGTTAATTTTTGAATCCGCGAGTCCTTGTTCACGAACCGTGCCCACGAAGATCAAAATAGATTGAGGAACGGGGACCCCATCGGCGGCGAACTTTTGATCACAGGCGCACGGATTGTCGCAGGATCACGAGCTCGTGGCGGACCGGGTCCCGGATCCAGATCTCCTGGTTGTAGCC contains the following coding sequences:
- a CDS encoding OmpA family protein, whose protein sequence is MKKLILIAPALALALAGCQTTKDNPNTAKGAGIGAAVGGVVGAVVGHQTGKRTEGAILGAAIGGGIGAHAGQRMDKQAKELEKIAETKRTEQGLITKLKSDILFDTGKADLKPQAKNNINELAAIMKKYPENILTIKGYTDDTGSMKVNQPLSEARAKAVQDQLVAAGVPAPTTSSVGMGPQNPVDDAKTKDARAKNRRVEIEVTVDESKIPKT
- a CDS encoding CBS domain-containing protein — translated: MKTARQLMTPDPRTVRSGDRLHEVMHFFLTYQVHYAPVLSPMGELLGLLSDISVVKASLRKYLSSEYGQSIYAHKDLFEPAMTVRDSAKLDEVVRVMMKASSRRVLVIDQGQQVAGIVSPRDIMKVLAGKTDQLQEMHTELKDLEFKTRQLELEVQSIQQLMGVYREIFEASPLIMHSVDEHGLIVMANRKAHEALGYYQGELIGKSIFDLYPHTVHELARQGLTTIKETGAHESTMTSMVRKDQSMVNVDLVSSALRSPKGVFLGTITAARPVEETRALLEAVQDLMSGKNPADGT
- a CDS encoding TetR/AcrR family transcriptional regulator, which codes for MRHLSEEKRQLILAAALECFLHSGPKKTSMGQVARIAGLATGGIYLYYRDKDHLVQETALQFAEVHRLRVRDILDSPEAADEKLRAYVLERFDVWEKLSGPGLVEFTAAVLKSSGESLQKDTENWFRSIEGLLTEGVRTKLFRRLDVKRDAEIFLLAIMGFFPMPGLANPNRPGRAQLLKLVEWFIEQWRS